The segment AACTGATTAAGAAAATAGGCTCAGTCAACGTAACGAGCCCAATTGAGGGTTACAGTGTGACGAGCTTGAGGGGAGTTTACAACGTGTCCTCCCTGATTTCCAACGGAATAAATGGGAGCGGATACACCATAGGGATACTTGATTTCTACGGAGATCCTTACGTTCAGCAACAGCTTTCTTACTTTGATAAGCTGTACGACATACCCTCCCCTCCAAACTTCTCCGTAATACCGATAGGACCTTACAATCCTAACCTAGGGATAACGACAAACTGGGCTGGAGAGATTAGTCTGGACGTGGAGTCCTCTCACGCGATGGCTCCAGGAGCTAACATCGTCCTTTACGTGGCCAACCCTAACCTACCGCTCTCATCGATTATCGCCAATATCGTCTCTCAGGACTCGGTGGATACGCTCTCGCAGAGCTTCTCAATACCTGACGAACTCTTCCCAACTTTCTCCTCATCTCAGTTTTATCAATGCGTGGTGGAGACGGATCAATATTACGCCCTGGGGAACGCTGAGGGGATCACTTTCCTAGCGTCGAGCGGTGACGGAGGAGGAAGCGGATACAGCGCGGGTCCACTAGGGTCTGTAGGGTACCCTTCAACCTCCCCGTTTGTCACAGCCGTAGGGGGAACCACAACTTACCTGACCTTTAACGGGTTCACATTTAACGTCACGGCTTGGTCAAACTACGGTTTCGTGCCACCTAACGTCAACTACGGAGGGAGCACTGGAGGGATAAGTCAGGTGGAACCCAAGCCTTACTATCAATGGGGCTTAACAACCCCTCAAGGTTATCCAGGAGGGAGGGAGATCCCTGACGTCTCAGCTAACGCAGATGTCTACCCAGGGATATTCATAGTCTGTCCTAACAACGTCACCGCAATATCTGGAGGCACAAGCGAAGCTTCCCCCCTCATGGCCGGATTGCTAACAATAGTCATGCAATACGACCACACTAGACTAGGTAACATCAACCCCGCTCTCTATAAGTTACAGGAGAGCGCTTATTCGAAAGTCTTCTACCCAATAACTTTCGGCTACAACATTCCGTGGACTGCTTCCTACGGTTACAACTTAGTTACGGGGCTTGGACAGCTCAACGTGGGGAACTTCGCCTCGCTCTACAATGAGATCAAGCCCTCTCTCTCCATAATGGTAAACGTCTCGAACAACACATTCTACCCAGGACAGCTGATAAAAGTTGAGGCTAACATAACCATGAACTCCTCGATGGTGAACTCTGGGGAGTTTTACGTCACCTTGAGCACGGTTTACGGGAACGTAACGACGTTACCTCTTACCTTCAATCCATCGGTTGGTGAGTGGACAGCTGAATTTACCGTCCCAACGAACGACCTTGGGGTGACCTTCATCACCGTGTGGGGGAGATCCACACAGGGAAGCGGTTACGGGATGACTGAAGCTTTCTCAGGGTATTTCGTTCAGTTCCTCCTCCCTTCACCTTACTCCACCGTATGGAGCGGGACCGGTATACCTGTGATCGCTAACGTGACGAACGTCTTCGGACAGCTCTCTAATCTAACGTCAATCAACCTGAACGTTTACTCTTATAACATCACCAACAACTCCTACACGCTAGTCAACGAAACCACCCTAACTTTCAATCCAGTATACCGAGCGTGGACCGGTGTAATATTGGGTAACGAACCTGCGGGACCCCTCCTGATCGAGGCAACAAACGCCTTCGGTTACGATGCCGTATTCAACGGTATAGGTCTGACCGGAATTATGATTCTCCCTCCCACCATAGCCGAACCTGGGACCGTATACCCTGGACAACAGATAATAATACAAGGGACCTTAACTCCTCCGGCTAACGTTCCGTCCTCTACCTTAAGCAACATACCCACGGGATCTAACTTGACCGCGGAGCTCTTATTCGATGGAAACGTCGTGTCGAAATCTCAGATCCTTTACTCCACTACGGGATACTTAGGTTACTTAACGGTTCCAAGCAACGCCAGACCAGGACTTTACACGGTCCTGCTCTTAGCGTCATACGACTCCTACACGCTAGGTCAGGTAGTACCCGGTTTCTACTACGGGCAAATTTACGTAGGCGATCAGGCGAAAGTCGGGCTGAGCTTTTCGGACTACGCTATCCAAGGATCGACTCTGTTCGTAAGGGCGAACATAACGGTTAACGGTGAACCGGTAAAATACGGGATGTTCTCCGCCACTGTGTTCCCTATGGTGTTAAGCGGTCAATACAGCTTGATCTCAACGTTAATGGAGATACCCCTATGGTATAACTCTAGTCTAGGGCTCTGGACCGGAAACTTGACGTTACCTTCAACCCTCTCATTGGGTAACTTCACTTACCTAGGAAATTCATATTACGCTGAGCCCTTCCGCGTTTTGGCGACTGGAGTCACAGCGTACGGCGCGGAGACCTCGACTGCCCTATCCTACTCTAGGAACCTATTCGTTCTGCCCTACACGCTAATCCAGAACGATCCCTCCTACAGCTCCGTTCAAACGTACGACGCGGCGTTCTCAAACGTAACCCTTAGAGTTAACGGGGAATTAATCAACGATCTGTTCATAAGTAACAACACGTTGGTTGACAGCCACGTTACGATCTCATCCTCTAACGTCTCTGGAACTTTGACTCTAGTTAACACTGAGGCGACCATGATAGACGTGCAGGCGAACAAGCTGGTGCTAGTTAACAGCTCGGTCACCCTAGTTAACTCTATCGTGCAGAACCTAATCGCAGGTTCGTCATTAGTCTCACCCATGAACAGCGTGATAGTTAACGTCTACCCTTCCCTCCCAACAGTTCAGATAGGATTGAAACCATATCAGAACTTGACGGGCAACGTTAGCTTCCCTATCTCAGTAGAGGGAGAAGTTAACATGGTGATAGTCAAATTAGACGGTAACGTAATAGGAACGTTCACCACTAACGGGACCCATGACGTCACTCTGAACACGTTAATTTACCCAGATGGGACACATGAGATTCAGGTAGTGGCTGAGCAGCCTGACGGGCTTAACACCACGTTCACGCAACACGTAGTGTTCTCAAATCAAATAGAGTCACTTAACGGGAGGTTGAATGATCTGAACAGCACGGTCCAATCCGGCCTATCGTCCGTTCACTCGCTTGCGAACTACGGCATAGCTCTAGGGATAATTGCGTTAATTTTAGCCATAATAGGGGTAATAGGTGTAACCTTAAGGAGAAAGTGAAATTTTTTTAATTATCATTAATATTATAAACGAAACTAAGTTACTTAAGTATAGGAGGATGAAGGCCAGATCCTGATTGAACCCGAAAAAGAAGGAGAAAGCGGTTCCTAAGAGGCCTGATATTATCTTCCCAGTATAGAGAATTGAGGTTGATGAGGCTGAGTACTTCGGCCCGTAAATGTCTCCAACTAAAGCAGAGTAAAGTGGAAAGGTGGCCCCTCCTGTGATCCCTATCAAAGCGACTCCTATCAAAAGCTCCGGACCCTCCCTCAAGTACCCCGAGAGCGTAAGGGATACCCCAACGAGGCTTCCTATCAGGACGTAAGTTATCCCTTTTATTCTTCCCAACTTGTCGGTTAAATAACCGAATAGAGGTCTACCCAAACCGCTGGTTATAGGGAAGTAGACGGTTGCAACGGTGTAATCTAGAGCGTTTAAGTAGTTTCCTAGGAGAGAAAGCGAGGATGAGATGACTAGAAGGGGAACGGAGGACAGAGCGAAACACGCGTAGATTAACCAAAACCTGCTCTCCCTTATCGTTACTCCAATTTCCTTACCCTCCAAGCTCTCTGGATACCTTGCTAAAGAGAAGAGTAAGGCTAACGGAAGGGCAGAGAGACCTATGAGAAGCGTTGGGGTCCTGAAGTCCCCTTCAAAAGCTATAAATGGGTTGAATAGAGCTGCTCCGAGCCCGAAGCCCATAGATACCAAGCCGGTTATGAGGCCCCTCCGTTCAGGGAACCACTTTAACGCTAGGTTTAACGATAGCCCGTAGAGAGTCCCCTCCCCGATACTTCCTAAAGTCCAAGTTAAGTAGAAAACCTGAACGTTGGGCGAGAAGGAGCTTAAAATGAGACCTAAAGATAGGGCTAGGGCTCCGAAAAGTCCAACGTACCTGGGACCCTTAATGTCGGAGAGCCTCCCGCTCAAAACTTGAAACGATGTTGAGAACACAACGAAGAGGGCAAAGGCTACCTCCACTGCTGATGCGGTCTCATGAAACTGATTGACCATGAGAGGCATGAACTCGTTCCAGGAGTATTGATACACTGAACAGAACAACATTGAAACGAAACCTATCGCGAGGAAAAATCGCCTATCCATCTTCATGAATTGAGAAAGTGAAAATAAATTCTTGAGATCGACCTCAGCATCAGGAGGCCTTTAAACCCCCTTGATCCAGGTTCTAGGTTAGGGTGATGGGCTTCAACGACGTTGGGAAACCTTAAGCTAAGGAGCCCAACGCCAGATGTCCCATTACGTTTGTTTGCGAGATGACAACGCGCTGGAAGCGCGTAACTCGAACCTCTCAAAAGATAAACGACAGCTTGACATTAATGTATACCGTGGAGGTCTCTGAAATTCCTCCTCTCAAGAGCCTCGCTTACCGTTAACTCCAGAACTGTACGTTAAGGAGAGTAGTGAACTTCTGCAAACCGTATAGGGCCCCTTTCACATGACGTGCTTAGAAAGCCCCTCAGCTAGGGTTAAAGCTATTTACGATCTCTTTTTATTCCCTGGGCTGATTGTTTTAATATGCAAATTAGCGTAGCTGCGTTAAGCGATGAACCGGATCCAGGGTTGGAACAGAAGGCCAGAGCGTTCGTAAGGTCCATCTCTAAGTGCAGCAAACCTGTAATAATCTTAGGAGGGTACTGGGGGTTAATGAGGGTTGTCGCGGATGAGTCCATACTTCAGGGGAACAAGGTAGTTGCTATCCTACCTGAAGGAACTGAGCACTTCATAATGCCTAACGAAATAATTAGGGTAGAGACTGGATGCGATCCTCGATGTAGATCAGTTTTCATAGCCAGGTCAGGAGACATACTAGTCAGTCTGGGCGGGGAAGCTGGGACTATGACTGAGATATTGATGGCCTACAGTATGGGGAAGGCAGTTTACGTTCTTAGAGACACCGGGACCTCAACTGATAAGTTGTATAGTGCCTTCCCTGAGAAGCTGGACAGCAGAGGCCTAGGTGAGCTTAACTACTTTGAAGATCCTGAAAGGATGGGAGCGGAGATATGTAGGAAATACTACGGTACAAGCTAAACGTGATGAGCCGTGTTTCAGCTGAGCTATGAGGAGAAAGAAGGGGCTGACTTTTGCATGAGCGAAAAAAAGACCCCCTGGTTCGCGTAGTAGTTTACCTCTTTGAAACCAACTTTCATGAAGGACTTCCTTAGGTTCCTCACTATCTCAAGGTCTATTATCATCGCAAACGAGCCCGGTTTAACCACTCTGTAAACCTCTCCAGCAAGCTCGTCCCTTCTCTCCCTCGTTACGTTATAGAAGTAAAGCGGGGCGTAAACCAGGTCAAAGCTCCCTTCCCTGAATGGGAGGGGAAAGAGGTTTTGAATGATGTTCGCATCTACGCCTTTCATGTAACCCTTCACATCCCCTATGGTCATCTCGTCGTTCCAAAGGTCTAAAGAACTTATCTCGATCTTGGGGAAAGTGGACTTCAAAACGAGCGTGAAGAGGCAATTACCACAGCCCAGGTCCAACACTCTCTTAGGAATCAAAGCGTCAACGAACCTGGCCAAAACCTTAGCGTAAAACATCTCCTCATCTATAGTAACTCCCATCCTTCGGTAAGGCTTAAACTCCCAAGATTTGATGCTCTCATAGAGAGATGACATAAATCATGTAAATATCGTCTAAATTTAAATACTGACCCTAAGAGGTAAGTCTATTTAGGATTGAAGACCTGCTCATGGGGTTCTCCACATTTTACCTCCTCATGTCCACGGAATGGTAAAGTGATGCCCACTTCAAGGAGATTTGTGTCGTCGTACTCCCTCAATCGACCACATCTAGACTCGTTCATGCTTCACGAAACGAGTAGAGCATCTGATCGACCCACTGGCTTTTAACCTACGCCCTTTGCGATTATGTAGCGATCTAACTTTTCTAAAAAGCGCTTTTAATGCGATAATCAATCGCCTTACCAGACTCTAACTGGAATCAAGGTAACACAAACTGATAGCCATGCTTCGCTCACTTCAAATCAATAAATCGCAATACCTGATTATAGCTACGTTCACACAAGGTCAAAATGCGATGAAAGAGTCAAAGGGATCTTTTGGAGCCCTTACCGGCACTTAGTTTGGCACATATCTTAATAAGATTCTAAAAACAAAATAATTTCATCATGAAGTTAATCTACACAACAACTCATCTTACTTACGTCTCTCTTGAATGACATCGCGGCTATCTTTAAGCTTTCGCTCATGGTGGGGAAGACGTGGATTGTATCAATTATATCATCCACAGTTGCTCTAAATTTAATGGCTAAGGCCGCCTCGTTTATAAATTCCGCGGCGTACTTTCCAAACGCTTGAACACCTAATACTCTTCTAAACTCCCTGTCTATGATCATCTTTATTAAACCTTGACTCTCTCCTAATATCCTAGCCTTAGCTACGTTCTCCATTTTTACTACCCTATAATCGACCTCCTTCGCCTCCCTCTGAGTTAAACCAACCCTAGCTACGTTAGGTTCTATAAACACGGCCTGCGGTACGCTAAGCCTGTCGATCCTCCTATGGGAATCCAGTAGTGCGTTCTCAGCAGCGACTGAACCCTCCTTACCAGCCAAAGCCTCTAACATCAAGTCTCCTATTACGTCTCCTGCGGCGAAGACGCTACGATTCGTAGTTCTCAACTCCTCGTCAACTCTTATACCACCCTTATCGTTTAATTCGACGCCCGCAGCTGATAAATTAAGATCGACGTTAGGCTTCCTTCCAGTCGCTAACAATATCTCATCAGCTTCGACCTCTCCCTTATCTGTTATTATAATCTTGCTCTCTCCGCCTCTCACGATCTCCTTAACCCTAACGTTCGTAAAGATGGGTATTTCATCTACTTTTTCCAAGTAATTTTCAACGGCGATTGAGATCTCCGGCTCCCAATCTGGTAATATTCTTTCACTTCTCTGGAGAATTACAACATCTATGCCCAACCTCTTATACATTTGAGCGAACTCTAAAGCTAACGCTCTACCACCGATTATAGCTAACGATGATATCTTCCTGTCAGGGGATAGAGCCTCAACATTAGTCCAGAATCCGGCCTTTTCCAACCCCTTTATCTCCGGTACGTTTGGAGATGAGCCTGTAGCTATTATAAACCTCTTAGCCTCTATGACGTCTCCGTTAACCTTAATCGAATTTGGAGAAACGAAATGGGCTTTACCTTTTAAGAGCTTTACGTCGTAGGAATTTAGCACGTCTTCATATTTCTCCTTACGTAATGAATCTACGATCTCTCGCTTATCTTTAAACGCTTCGTAAAAATCCGGAAATATAGTTCTATTCGCAATCTTAGAAGAGTAATTATATAACTCATCTATTCTCAACATCCTCTTTGAGGGAACACACCCTACATTAACGCAAGTTCCCCCAATCTCTCCATAACCAATTAAAGTAGGTTTCACACCTAACTCGTTGGCCCTTATAATTGCCGCGAATCCTGCAGCACCGTAACCTATCACAACCAGATCCTCCATTCAATCCACCGCTAAATCTCAATAAGGTGTCACTTTAGGCTATTTTCAAACTTATCAGCGCAGTGGGAACAACAGAAGTAATGTTCTTTATCGTTTATTATTCTAACGTAAATGTTATTTTCATTCAATTTCATTCCACAATTTTCACACCTTAATCCCTCATCTTTCTTTAAGTTTATTCTCATTTTACATCAACTATCTTATACCCTTTCTATTATTTAAACATTTGTTCATATGAATATCTGTTCATAAATAGTGTCAGATACCCTGCTCGAGATTCGCTAAATCACATTAATTGATGTCCAAACACCTTGTCTAACGACGTTTAATTACCTTATCGTACACCGTTCTTGGTCCAGAGCCAAAAGTGAGAACCGAACGTTAACTAATCTAAACCCTTTAAGTAATCCCCAACTACCTTATGAAGCGCCCTCCTTAACAACTCCTCTGCAGAGGAAGGCTTTATTCCCAAAACGTTGGCTAAATCGGTTAATGAGGTCCTCCTCTCAACGTCAAAGAACCCCTTCTTGTAGGCCAACATCAAGGCCTGAAGTTGCCTAGCGGTTAGAGCGTTCTCGCTTTTCAAAGAGACCTCCATAGTCTTCATCACCCTTGGCCTCATAGATTCTTTATTTAGCTGCGAGAGCAGGTCCTTAAGGTAACCCATAGAAGGCACTAGAACCCTGTAGATTATCTCCTCCCTACTCAAAGGCCAGGCGTTAAGTATCATGGCGTCCGACCCGCTGAGTAGTCTACAGGCTGAACAGCTGGGGGCTCTAGCCCAGATCCTCCTCTCACCTAGATTTATTACCCTCACTCCTCTCTCCCTTAACTGCTTCTTCAACTCGGCGTTAACTTCAGTCTCAATCAGGTGATCGGTGAACCCAGCCTTAGGCGTTACCTTCTCTATTACTGAATGTTTATCACCCATAACTTGCATAACTCTGCAGTCTCTCCTGAAGACGTAGAGTTCAACCTCTATCGGCCCTTTCATCCTTAAACATAAGGGGTCTTTCCTTATCAACTTTTCTCACCTGAGGGAGGACCTGTCTGAAGGTCAAAACGTAAAAGGAGAGGATCCCCACCCCTTGTAATGGGGCAGAAAGGTAAAAGACTGGGGAGTTTAAACCTAAATCGAAGGCTACGCGCATTATGAGCCCTAAGTTGAGGAGGATCAAAGGTATAGGAGAGGGCCTCAAGGTGACACGCTTGCCCACAACTCCAATTAACATGTCGATTAAAACTGAGTCGACTCCGAACACGGTATTAAACAGGAACCCCAAAGCTATGGAGTGAATGAAGGCGTCGTAGTTTAACTGAAGTGGGGCTGAGGCCAGCAACCATAGCCAGGCTATCGTTAAGGCGACCTTACTGTAAGGTCTTCCCTTAGAAAAGGGTATCTTAGACGCATGGAGTGAGAGCGCCCAAGCTATGAAAATCAGAACCTGAGAAAATAAACTTCCAAAGCTTACGATACCGAGGAAGAGCGAAAAGTAAGCTAAGAGCATCTCGTCCTGATTTATAACCCTACCGCCTAGGACGAGACCTAGGTCCCGACTCATTATTGCGAAGATGGTTAAAGCTGGAAACGTTAAACCTAACCAAGGAAGGGAGAAGACGGACTGGAAGCTCGCTACGATAGAGGAGATGATCAACGTTGAGAAAAGCATGTAGTTGTATACTGTGGGCTTCAGCCCTATCTTAGAGGTAGAGAGGTAGACCTTTGAGTAGTTGGCAAGCAGAACCATGGCTGCGATCACGAGGTAGAAAGATAAGGGAACGTTCAGGATATCAAGTGCGTTGGCTACTAGCACTATTATATCGAACGTGAGTATAATCCAAGACGGGGCCACTTCGCCCCTCCACTCCCTGCTTAAAGCCACAAGCAGTTCATTGCCTATAAGGAGCAGAAAGAACCCGTATACCATGACGAACGGGTGAGACCCGAAGAGACCAGTAGGTAGAGGATATGGAAAGCCTTGCGCATCCATGAAGTTCAGAACAGCAGGAACCCCACCTAACAGGAGAAGACCTATCGCCTGGATCAGGAGGAGTAACCCCGGTCTCATGACCTGAGTTCATGTCAGGTTAGATAATAACTAGACCCCCTATCTATTAGGGTAAATTCGTGAAAGTTAACTTCAGGACCACACGTCTGAGAGCTAGTGAAAACGTGACGTTAGGGAACTGTAAAGGAAACCTAAAAACGATGAAGAAGAAACACATGAAGCTGGGCTTGGAGATTACGTTATTTAAATAAAACCTAGCTCAAAGGGGTTTGAATTGATAAATCAATA is part of the Metallosphaera cuprina Ar-4 genome and harbors:
- a CDS encoding S53 family peptidase, giving the protein MVKTILGQLVLLITIFSILIPSINITFAQYSPAENPLPSGFHEGPLIGNAQVIASIYIPLRNLNELYYYAEEVNNPGSSLYHKFLTPKQAEEMFYPTSQFDLIMSYLRSQDVHVLFTAANSVIVVEGTASQLSRALGVHYVLIDNGTTYYYTSVGTPKIPASVISSNLSAILFSHPSTLFTQNDVDQLIKKIGSVNVTSPIEGYSVTSLRGVYNVSSLISNGINGSGYTIGILDFYGDPYVQQQLSYFDKLYDIPSPPNFSVIPIGPYNPNLGITTNWAGEISLDVESSHAMAPGANIVLYVANPNLPLSSIIANIVSQDSVDTLSQSFSIPDELFPTFSSSQFYQCVVETDQYYALGNAEGITFLASSGDGGGSGYSAGPLGSVGYPSTSPFVTAVGGTTTYLTFNGFTFNVTAWSNYGFVPPNVNYGGSTGGISQVEPKPYYQWGLTTPQGYPGGREIPDVSANADVYPGIFIVCPNNVTAISGGTSEASPLMAGLLTIVMQYDHTRLGNINPALYKLQESAYSKVFYPITFGYNIPWTASYGYNLVTGLGQLNVGNFASLYNEIKPSLSIMVNVSNNTFYPGQLIKVEANITMNSSMVNSGEFYVTLSTVYGNVTTLPLTFNPSVGEWTAEFTVPTNDLGVTFITVWGRSTQGSGYGMTEAFSGYFVQFLLPSPYSTVWSGTGIPVIANVTNVFGQLSNLTSINLNVYSYNITNNSYTLVNETTLTFNPVYRAWTGVILGNEPAGPLLIEATNAFGYDAVFNGIGLTGIMILPPTIAEPGTVYPGQQIIIQGTLTPPANVPSSTLSNIPTGSNLTAELLFDGNVVSKSQILYSTTGYLGYLTVPSNARPGLYTVLLLASYDSYTLGQVVPGFYYGQIYVGDQAKVGLSFSDYAIQGSTLFVRANITVNGEPVKYGMFSATVFPMVLSGQYSLISTLMEIPLWYNSSLGLWTGNLTLPSTLSLGNFTYLGNSYYAEPFRVLATGVTAYGAETSTALSYSRNLFVLPYTLIQNDPSYSSVQTYDAAFSNVTLRVNGELINDLFISNNTLVDSHVTISSSNVSGTLTLVNTEATMIDVQANKLVLVNSSVTLVNSIVQNLIAGSSLVSPMNSVIVNVYPSLPTVQIGLKPYQNLTGNVSFPISVEGEVNMVIVKLDGNVIGTFTTNGTHDVTLNTLIYPDGTHEIQVVAEQPDGLNTTFTQHVVFSNQIESLNGRLNDLNSTVQSGLSSVHSLANYGIALGIIALILAIIGVIGVTLRRK
- a CDS encoding MFS transporter, which encodes MDRRFFLAIGFVSMLFCSVYQYSWNEFMPLMVNQFHETASAVEVAFALFVVFSTSFQVLSGRLSDIKGPRYVGLFGALALSLGLILSSFSPNVQVFYLTWTLGSIGEGTLYGLSLNLALKWFPERRGLITGLVSMGFGLGAALFNPFIAFEGDFRTPTLLIGLSALPLALLFSLARYPESLEGKEIGVTIRESRFWLIYACFALSSVPLLVISSSLSLLGNYLNALDYTVATVYFPITSGLGRPLFGYLTDKLGRIKGITYVLIGSLVGVSLTLSGYLREGPELLIGVALIGITGGATFPLYSALVGDIYGPKYSASSTSILYTGKIISGLLGTAFSFFFGFNQDLAFILLYLSNLVSFIILMIIKKISLSP
- a CDS encoding class I SAM-dependent methyltransferase; this translates as MSSLYESIKSWEFKPYRRMGVTIDEEMFYAKVLARFVDALIPKRVLDLGCGNCLFTLVLKSTFPKIEISSLDLWNDEMTIGDVKGYMKGVDANIIQNLFPLPFREGSFDLVYAPLYFYNVTRERRDELAGEVYRVVKPGSFAMIIDLEIVRNLRKSFMKVGFKEVNYYANQGVFFSLMQKSAPSFSS
- the merA gene encoding mercury(II) reductase — protein: MEDLVVIGYGAAGFAAIIRANELGVKPTLIGYGEIGGTCVNVGCVPSKRMLRIDELYNYSSKIANRTIFPDFYEAFKDKREIVDSLRKEKYEDVLNSYDVKLLKGKAHFVSPNSIKVNGDVIEAKRFIIATGSSPNVPEIKGLEKAGFWTNVEALSPDRKISSLAIIGGRALALEFAQMYKRLGIDVVILQRSERILPDWEPEISIAVENYLEKVDEIPIFTNVRVKEIVRGGESKIIITDKGEVEADEILLATGRKPNVDLNLSAAGVELNDKGGIRVDEELRTTNRSVFAAGDVIGDLMLEALAGKEGSVAAENALLDSHRRIDRLSVPQAVFIEPNVARVGLTQREAKEVDYRVVKMENVAKARILGESQGLIKMIIDREFRRVLGVQAFGKYAAEFINEAALAIKFRATVDDIIDTIHVFPTMSESLKIAAMSFKRDVSKMSCCVD
- a CDS encoding transcriptional regulator, with the translated sequence MRINLKKDEGLRCENCGMKLNENNIYVRIINDKEHYFCCSHCADKFENSLK
- a CDS encoding helix-turn-helix domain-containing protein, which gives rise to MKGPIEVELYVFRRDCRVMQVMGDKHSVIEKVTPKAGFTDHLIETEVNAELKKQLRERGVRVINLGERRIWARAPSCSACRLLSGSDAMILNAWPLSREEIIYRVLVPSMGYLKDLLSQLNKESMRPRVMKTMEVSLKSENALTARQLQALMLAYKKGFFDVERRTSLTDLANVLGIKPSSAEELLRRALHKVVGDYLKGLD